AGTTGGAGCGGCGAATGGCGTGCGCCACCTGCTCCACCGGCGCGGCGGCGATGGCGTCCCAGTCGCCCAGCTCCCGCAGCTTCTGATAGGCAGCGTCTTCGTCGCGCCAGTTGGTGCGCTGCGAGAGAATAGTGCTGATCAGCTCGTGCATCGGCTCACGGCGGGGGACCAGCGGTTTCTCACCGTATTCGGCCAGCAACCGCTCGCGTATCCACAGCAGCAGCGCCGCCCGCTCCTCGGCCGGCAGGGCAGCATTCAGGGGGCGGGCGGTCTGCGGAAAGAGAGACGGCTCAGTCACGGCCGGGGGTGGCGCTGTCCTCTACGCTGCTGCGGCTGCCTTCGGCAGGGTCCTGGGTGCTGGCCTGGGGCTCGTCGTGTTGCTGGCCGTTGCCGCCGCGTTCGCCCTCGGCGGCGTCCTGGCTGGAAGTGTTCTGGGTCTTCAGGTCATCGCTGTTGGTCATGGAGTCAGGGTGCCACGCCCCGCACGGCCCGAAAGCCGGAATCAGCTCAAGGCGTATTTAGCGTTCAGCCGCTGCGCGGCAGGGCGCCGGCGTCCCAGAGGCGCTGCTCACGGGCCAGCGTCTCGCCGTGAACCGCCAGAATGGCCGCGTTGCCCTGCACGTCCTGTTCTTCCAGGGCGCGGGCAGTAGCGGTGTCCAGATAAGCCATCCGCAGCAGTTCGGCGCTGTTCAGGCCGTCGCGGGTGTTTTTTACGCCGCGCTCGCGCCGCAGGGCAGTGCTGTTCATGCCCAGCACCGAGCGGTTGCTGAGGCTGCCCAGCTGCCGGTAGACCGTGCCGTGCCCACCGCGGCGGGCCACGGTGCTCATCAGCTGGCGGCGGGCCTCAGTGCTTTCCAGCCGGGCGGCCAGCCAGCGCCGGGCGTCCGGGTCGGGGTTGCGCTCGGCAATCTGGGCGGCCAGTTTGACATCGCCCTGCAGCGCCGCCGTCAGCAGGTCCTGCGCCCGCTTGCGCCAGCGACGCGCCGCCGGGGTGTCCAGCCGGAAAGTCAGCGCCGTGAATTCCGCCACGCTGAGCGTGGGCTCGGGGCCGTCACCGAAATCGCGCCGAGCGCCCTGCAAGCCGTACTTCTCGCTGAACCAGTCCCAGTCCACCCGCCCGGCGTCCAGCTGCTCCAGCGCGCTGCTGGCCCGCAGCAGCCCATCGGCGCTGACAGGCAGGCGCACACTGCCGAATTCCAGAATCAGAGGAGCGTTCTTCATACAGATATTCTAGCACGGATTATGTAAATGACATAATCGACCAGTCGGGTCTCTGGCAACTTCTGGGCTATGTTCTGGCCTCACACCACAGGCATTCCCGCTTTCCTCTACTCTGGCCGCATGTCCTTCCGACTCCTGCCCGCTGCCCTTGCCCTGGCACTCCCAGCGCTGCTGGCCGCCTGCCAGAACGCGCCCCCGTCTGCCGCAGGACCACGACCTGAGCGGCCTCATCAGCGGAGAGTGGGGCGAGAACCCCAAGCTGCGGCTGAATCTGGTGGGCGCCGGCTTTCCGCAGGCCTTGACCAGCCGCTCGACCCTGCCGCAGCAGGTCAGTGCGCGGCCTGAGGACGAGGGCGGCTGGCAGTACGGCGTGGACTTGCCCGGCGTCCCGGCAGCGGCGGGGGTCTACCAGATCATCGCCTTTAATGACATCAACGGCAACGCCACCTATGAACCCGGAGAACCGTTTGCCCGCAACAGCCAGTACCTGATTTACAGCGTGTATGGGGGCGACTGGTCAGGCTTCCAGTTTCGCGACTGGCTGAACATTCCGGCCATGTCGGTCAGCCGTGGCTGGAACCTCTATGACGCCTCACAGCCGCTGGGCGCCGGCAACCCCCGCGCCGCCACCGCCAAGCTCAGCGGGTACGATCTCCCACGCGGCGAACGCTAGGACACCACCGCACCGGCACTGCGCCTCCGGCGAGGTCCCTGGGCAGGACAGCCGGAGGCGCAGCATTCTGTTTTCTGAGGGACTGAGGTGTGCTCAGCGGGCCGAGGAATCCACGTAGGCTTCCAGCGCTTCCAGATTCAGGATAAAAGGCGTGCGCTGGCGCACGATGGCCCCTTCGCGGCGCAGCTTGTGCAGCGAGTGGCTGACCGTTTCGCGGGTGGCCCCAATCATCCGGGCCAGGTCTTCTTGGTTCAGCTTCAGGTTCAGCTCGGTGCCCTCGGGGTGTGTCACGCCAAATTCGCGCCCCAGCCGCGCCAACAGGCTGGCCACGCGCTCGCCGGCCGAATAGGCGCTGACCGTGGCACTCCAGTGCTGGGTCTCGAACAGCCGGGCGGCCAGCAGCCCGATCAGTCTGAGGGCCAGGTCCAGCTGCGCCTGAATCAGCTGGCTCAGCTCGGCCTGCGGCAGCGCAATCAAGCGGGTGGGTTCCAGTGCCTCAGCCTGGGTGGGGCGGCGCTCACCGGGGCGCAGCAGCATTTCCCCGAAGCAGTCCTGGGGGCCCACCACGCCCAGAATCGCCTCTTTGCCGTTGGGAAACAGCTTGTAGATTTTGACCATGCCGCTGTGCACCAGATACAGGGCGTCAGCAGGGTCATCCATGCGGTAAATCACTTCGCCGGCGCGGAAGGTCCGGGTCTGTGCAGCGGCAGCCATATGCTCCAGATCGGCCAACTCCAGGTCAGAGAAGAGTTCTGTATTTTTCAGATACCAGGCCAGGCTGGAGGGTTCGGAAGTTGTCACAGTAATTGGTTGCTCCTGATACAGCAGAGATGTTGGGGATAGAGACTTCCATTCAGGCAGTCCGCACCTTCACCCTGGCCAGGCCTGCAGAACCCGGCGGGTCCGGTCCGGCCCGAATGCCGGCATTGACACAAACCCTCGCTCCAGGGCCAGAAAAATACACACGGTAGCGAAAGCGTGGTTGAGTTTAGGTCAGTCACTTTTCCCGCAGAGGGACGAGTAACACGGTTACGTGGCCTGTCAGTGTAGGGAGAAGGCGAAAGTTGTGCTATGAAATCTTTACACTGGGTAGGAGCCTTGCCGCTGAAAACCGGGGAAGTCCGCTGCTGGCGGGGAAAACCCTTCTTCCAGTTGTAGGGCAGCCTAGGGCAATTGACCCGGCCCGCCCGGAAATATTAGACTGGGTCCAAGTTTTTGAAACTTTAATCTGGGAAGGAGCAGATTGCCCTCCTGAACGCTCCGCAGCACCTGTCGC
This region of Deinococcus sp. Marseille-Q6407 genomic DNA includes:
- a CDS encoding Crp/Fnr family transcriptional regulator — protein: MTTSEPSSLAWYLKNTELFSDLELADLEHMAAAAQTRTFRAGEVIYRMDDPADALYLVHSGMVKIYKLFPNGKEAILGVVGPQDCFGEMLLRPGERRPTQAEALEPTRLIALPQAELSQLIQAQLDLALRLIGLLAARLFETQHWSATVSAYSAGERVASLLARLGREFGVTHPEGTELNLKLNQEDLARMIGATRETVSHSLHKLRREGAIVRQRTPFILNLEALEAYVDSSAR
- the ddrC gene encoding DNA damage response protein DdrC, giving the protein MKNAPLILEFGSVRLPVSADGLLRASSALEQLDAGRVDWDWFSEKYGLQGARRDFGDGPEPTLSVAEFTALTFRLDTPAARRWRKRAQDLLTAALQGDVKLAAQIAERNPDPDARRWLAARLESTEARRQLMSTVARRGGHGTVYRQLGSLSNRSVLGMNSTALRRERGVKNTRDGLNSAELLRMAYLDTATARALEEQDVQGNAAILAVHGETLAREQRLWDAGALPRSG